The Sphingobium aromaticiconvertens genome has a segment encoding these proteins:
- a CDS encoding folylpolyglutamate synthase/dihydrofolate synthase family protein, which yields MPDHAISDSADVQAQLDRLWTLSPGADTLGLERIARLLERLGDPHRALPPTFHVAGTNGKGSTCAFLRAALEADGKSVHVFTSPHLVRFNERIRIGGTLIEDAALARYLERVLDIAEGVDASFFEVTTAAAFLAFAEHPADACIVEVGLGGRLDATNVLVDPVICGIAQLGIDHQTFLGDSLAQIAAEKAGIAKPGVSLVTQRYSETLRPVLLEAVTRARSQWLSMGDTWDAASYRNRLHYRDSQGRIETPLPRLPGAHQTMNAALAFAMLRHQDVVPVSEAALKAAPLWAHWPARLQRLDHGPLLSPLPPESTVWLDGGHNAGAGEAIGAFFTKERLAGEPLHLIIGMLANKDVEAFLAPFAGKIGHIHALPVPGHDHHPAERFAEVAARWSIGCTAHDSPEQAINAIAMSTQGARPPSILIGGSLYLAGQILRLNAQLPD from the coding sequence GTGCCAGATCATGCCATCTCCGACAGTGCCGATGTGCAGGCACAGCTTGACCGGCTATGGACGCTCTCGCCCGGTGCCGACACGCTGGGGCTGGAGCGGATAGCACGACTGCTGGAGCGGTTGGGCGATCCGCATCGCGCATTGCCGCCAACATTCCATGTTGCTGGCACCAATGGCAAGGGATCGACCTGCGCCTTCCTGCGCGCAGCACTGGAGGCGGACGGCAAGAGCGTTCACGTCTTCACCTCGCCCCATCTCGTCCGATTCAACGAACGCATTCGCATCGGCGGCACCCTGATCGAGGATGCCGCACTCGCCCGCTATCTGGAGCGGGTGCTGGACATTGCTGAGGGCGTCGATGCCAGCTTTTTCGAGGTGACGACCGCCGCCGCCTTCCTCGCCTTTGCCGAACATCCCGCCGACGCCTGCATCGTCGAGGTTGGCCTTGGCGGGCGGCTCGATGCGACCAACGTGCTTGTCGATCCCGTTATTTGCGGCATCGCCCAACTCGGCATCGATCATCAGACCTTCCTGGGCGACAGCCTCGCGCAGATCGCGGCAGAGAAAGCCGGAATCGCAAAGCCCGGCGTCTCCCTCGTCACCCAGCGTTACTCCGAAACCCTGCGCCCCGTGTTGCTGGAGGCGGTAACGCGCGCCCGTTCGCAATGGCTGTCGATGGGCGACACATGGGACGCGGCCAGCTATCGCAACCGCCTCCATTATCGCGATTCGCAGGGACGTATCGAAACGCCGCTGCCGCGCCTGCCCGGCGCGCACCAGACCATGAACGCCGCGCTCGCCTTCGCCATGTTGCGGCATCAGGATGTCGTCCCGGTGTCGGAGGCCGCACTGAAAGCCGCGCCGCTCTGGGCGCACTGGCCCGCGCGGCTGCAACGGCTGGACCACGGGCCTCTGCTATCACCGCTGCCCCCTGAAAGCACCGTCTGGCTCGATGGCGGTCATAATGCGGGCGCGGGCGAGGCGATCGGCGCCTTCTTCACCAAGGAACGGCTGGCAGGCGAGCCTTTGCACCTCATCATCGGGATGTTGGCGAACAAGGATGTGGAGGCGTTCCTCGCGCCTTTCGCGGGAAAGATCGGGCATATCCACGCCCTGCCCGTTCCTGGCCACGATCATCATCCGGCCGAACGTTTTGCCGAAGTGGCGGCGCGTTGGTCGATCGGCTGCACCGCGCATGACAGCCCGGAACAGGCCATCAACGCGATCGCCATGTCCACGCAGGGCGCGCGACCACCCAGCATCCTCATTGGCGGCTCCCTCTATTTGGCAGGCCAGATTCTTCGGTTGAACGCACAATTGCCCGACTGA
- a CDS encoding Fe-S oxidoreductase has product MKSLMLAGAAMLTFTIGLPGAAVAQMSAPSQAPGAQPPPSPGSAMPPTGESAPMPAPPAAPPAGADPNAAQPTGAVPADPGMAPAPAGAPSDPTAPVGSSENPVTVGGNMTPPPAEAKEYPLCSKTVQDSCMNPGEAKRSKAKKRR; this is encoded by the coding sequence ATGAAGAGCCTGATGCTGGCGGGTGCCGCCATGCTGACCTTTACAATCGGTCTGCCCGGGGCTGCGGTTGCTCAGATGTCCGCGCCCTCCCAGGCGCCGGGCGCTCAACCGCCACCGTCGCCGGGTTCAGCCATGCCGCCGACGGGAGAGAGTGCGCCCATGCCTGCGCCGCCTGCCGCGCCACCTGCGGGAGCGGACCCCAACGCCGCGCAACCGACGGGTGCCGTTCCCGCCGATCCGGGCATGGCGCCAGCCCCAGCGGGAGCGCCGAGTGATCCAACTGCACCGGTAGGGTCGTCCGAAAACCCGGTGACGGTGGGTGGCAACATGACGCCCCCACCGGCAGAGGCGAAGGAATATCCGCTGTGTAGCAAGACGGTGCAGGACAGTTGTATGAATCCGGGTGAGGCGAAGCGGTCGAAAGCGAAAAAGCGTCGCTGA
- the rsmD gene encoding 16S rRNA (guanine(966)-N(2))-methyltransferase RsmD — MRIISGTWRGRPLVAPKGDLTRPTADRTRETLFSMLLSRIGDFEGLAVGDFFAGSGALGFEALSRGAATCLFVEQDKAAADSIRANGDRLGIRPDIRQASVLSLGRAPAPLDLIFMDPPYASGAGAVALDKLARLGWTGPATWISIETDRREDVVVKGFTVDTVRDVGKARITLLRAGEQADA; from the coding sequence ATGAGGATCATTTCCGGAACATGGCGCGGCCGCCCGTTGGTCGCGCCCAAGGGTGATCTCACACGGCCCACCGCTGATCGTACCCGTGAAACGCTCTTTTCCATGCTACTCAGCCGGATCGGCGATTTCGAGGGGCTGGCCGTAGGCGATTTTTTCGCTGGATCAGGCGCTCTAGGGTTCGAGGCACTCTCGCGCGGCGCGGCCACCTGCCTGTTCGTCGAGCAGGACAAGGCCGCCGCCGACTCGATCCGCGCCAATGGCGACAGGCTGGGCATACGCCCTGACATTCGCCAGGCTTCGGTCCTGTCACTAGGCCGGGCGCCCGCCCCTCTCGACCTGATCTTCATGGACCCGCCCTATGCCAGTGGCGCAGGCGCGGTGGCGCTCGACAAGCTGGCCCGCCTCGGCTGGACCGGCCCCGCCACCTGGATCAGTATCGAAACCGACCGGCGCGAGGATGTCGTCGTCAAGGGGTTTACCGTGGACACCGTGCGGGATGTCGGCAAAGCGCGGATCACGCTATTGCGCGCGGGGGAGCAAGCGGACGCGTAA
- a CDS encoding GFA family protein, translating into MVKGNCHCEAISYEASGDPVYSALCHCSDCQKSAGAPMVGWTLFPEGQVTISGKPVLYQSSEDATRHFCGNCGTGLFYTNLVTFPGMIDIQTATLTDQSVFPPAIHVQYVEAAPWMEGAGALPKFDRYPA; encoded by the coding sequence ATGGTCAAGGGCAACTGTCATTGCGAGGCGATCAGCTATGAGGCGTCAGGCGATCCGGTCTATAGTGCGCTGTGCCATTGTTCGGATTGCCAAAAAAGTGCCGGTGCGCCGATGGTAGGCTGGACATTGTTTCCTGAAGGTCAGGTGACGATCAGCGGCAAGCCGGTCTTGTATCAATCATCGGAAGATGCGACCCGGCATTTCTGCGGGAATTGCGGCACCGGGCTGTTCTACACCAATCTAGTGACCTTTCCCGGCATGATCGACATACAGACGGCGACGCTGACCGATCAGTCTGTTTTCCCGCCTGCTATCCATGTCCAATATGTCGAAGCCGCACCGTGGATGGAGGGGGCTGGCGCTTTGCCCAAATTCGACCGCTATCCGGCATAG
- a CDS encoding response regulator, translating to MLFGRELITRVVGGRDRAIHTILIVEDEPLVAFDNEHLLVHSGYDVAATVDSYDHAISAIDAGGIDLVIADISLRGERNGVDIARYAHALAIPVLFVTGACPADAQALAIGCLAKPYSQRDLLLAIEVADALMRSTQPPRPPVGMSVFSQVA from the coding sequence ATGCTTTTCGGACGGGAATTGATTACGCGGGTCGTTGGCGGACGGGACAGGGCCATCCACACGATCCTGATCGTCGAGGATGAGCCGCTTGTCGCGTTCGATAACGAGCATCTGCTGGTCCATTCGGGATATGATGTTGCCGCGACCGTCGATAGCTATGACCATGCCATCTCCGCGATTGATGCGGGTGGGATCGACCTGGTGATTGCCGATATCAGTTTGCGGGGTGAGCGAAACGGGGTGGATATTGCGCGCTATGCCCATGCCCTCGCCATACCGGTCCTGTTCGTTACCGGCGCTTGTCCCGCCGACGCGCAGGCGCTGGCGATCGGGTGCCTCGCCAAGCCCTATTCGCAGCGTGACTTGCTGCTGGCGATCGAGGTAGCGGACGCCCTGATGCGGTCCACCCAACCGCCGCGGCCCCCTGTGGGCATGAGTGTGTTTTCGCAGGTCGCCTGA
- a CDS encoding DUF6628 family protein codes for MQENQSATAQHQIMPPCGYGNRLFLFALRRMASAGVNDAHAAHAMLGGFGKSYRRPLVLMRAMMLEMARASSRKILVAPCCCARMTSDEAQIMQAVGEALNDAPAAYHRLTTLLDNDNALGALTCLQAVAQSYGDLGRPLDLYAAG; via the coding sequence ATGCAAGAAAACCAGTCCGCGACAGCCCAGCATCAGATCATGCCGCCCTGCGGCTATGGCAATCGCCTGTTCCTCTTTGCGCTGCGCCGGATGGCAAGTGCGGGCGTGAATGACGCCCATGCCGCCCATGCGATGCTGGGCGGTTTCGGCAAAAGCTATCGCCGTCCACTGGTGCTGATGCGCGCGATGATGCTGGAAATGGCGCGCGCATCCAGCCGCAAGATCCTGGTCGCCCCCTGTTGCTGCGCCCGGATGACCAGCGATGAGGCGCAGATCATGCAGGCGGTCGGCGAAGCGCTGAACGATGCTCCCGCAGCCTATCACCGCCTTACGACCTTGCTTGACAATGACAACGCCTTGGGCGCGCTCACCTGCCTTCAGGCCGTCGCGCAAAGCTATGGCGACCTGGGCCGCCCGCTCGACCTCTACGCGGCGGGTTAA
- a CDS encoding pseudouridine synthase, which produces MEPPKKSGPPKRPGTGRKPTAPGAARPVFGQRKTGALSGASAKPWASKPIGPKKPRLANTNPHPARVGATEGEGPQRIAKLLARAGIASRREVERMIEDGRVALNGEALTTPATLLDTLHGVTVDGVAVSAPAPARLFLFHKPSGYLTTERDPRGRSTIYDILAPDLPRLMPIGRLDMTTEGLLLMTNDGEFKRQMELPASGVPRTYRARAFGEVSQQQLEDLFDGVEIDGMHYGRIEANLERRTGRNQWIEMTLTEGKNREVRRVLEHLGLEVNRLIRTSYGPFGLGDLASGAVEEVRQHELDAFRATLRKSTKQG; this is translated from the coding sequence CTGGAACCGCCAAAAAAATCCGGGCCACCAAAAAGACCGGGCACAGGCCGCAAGCCGACAGCACCGGGTGCCGCTCGCCCAGTCTTCGGCCAGCGTAAGACGGGTGCTTTGTCCGGTGCCTCCGCCAAGCCTTGGGCCTCAAAGCCCATTGGTCCCAAGAAGCCGCGTCTCGCGAACACGAACCCGCACCCCGCGCGCGTCGGCGCAACGGAGGGTGAGGGTCCGCAGCGCATCGCCAAACTACTGGCCCGCGCCGGCATCGCTTCCCGCCGGGAAGTCGAGCGAATGATCGAGGATGGCCGCGTGGCCCTGAACGGCGAAGCGCTGACAACGCCCGCGACACTGCTCGACACGCTCCACGGCGTCACTGTCGATGGCGTGGCGGTCAGCGCCCCTGCACCAGCACGCCTGTTCCTTTTCCACAAGCCTTCCGGCTACCTGACGACAGAGCGTGATCCGCGCGGCCGTTCGACCATCTACGACATTTTGGCCCCGGACCTGCCACGCCTGATGCCCATTGGCCGCCTCGACATGACTACCGAAGGTCTGTTGCTGATGACCAATGACGGCGAATTCAAGCGCCAGATGGAACTGCCCGCCAGCGGCGTGCCGCGCACCTACCGCGCCCGCGCCTTTGGCGAGGTCAGCCAGCAGCAGTTGGAGGATTTGTTCGACGGTGTAGAGATTGACGGCATGCATTATGGCCGAATCGAAGCCAATCTGGAACGCCGAACAGGCCGGAACCAGTGGATCGAAATGACCCTGACCGAAGGCAAGAACCGCGAAGTCCGTCGCGTGCTCGAACATCTGGGCCTGGAGGTCAATCGACTCATCCGCACCAGCTATGGCCCGTTCGGGCTTGGCGACCTGGCATCTGGCGCAGTCGAAGAGGTGCGCCAGCATGAGTTGGACGCTTTTCGCGCCACTCTCAGGAAAAGTACGAAGCAGGGATGA
- a CDS encoding TIGR02300 family protein: protein MVKAEWGTKRTCPKCGTRFYDLGNDSPVVCISCNNPWDPEPTLKSKQPLPYEEVAPKKVIETADGELETADDDLDVDLDIDEDDDSPDNDVDLGGDDDLGVEAAGDDDGDDN, encoded by the coding sequence ATGGTGAAGGCTGAATGGGGTACGAAGCGTACCTGCCCGAAGTGCGGCACGCGCTTTTATGATCTGGGCAATGATTCGCCGGTTGTTTGCATCAGCTGCAACAATCCGTGGGATCCAGAGCCGACCCTGAAGTCGAAGCAGCCACTGCCTTATGAGGAAGTCGCGCCCAAGAAGGTCATCGAGACTGCCGACGGCGAGCTGGAGACGGCGGACGACGATCTGGATGTGGATCTGGATATCGACGAGGACGATGATTCGCCGGATAATGACGTCGATCTGGGCGGCGATGACGACCTGGGCGTCGAAGCCGCTGGCGACGACGACGGTGACGACAACTAA
- a CDS encoding ATP-dependent helicase: protein MTFPAPSPDDPPYLRGLNTPQREAVLTTEGPVLVLAGAGTGKTAALTARLAHLVATRRAWPSEILAVTFTNKAAREMRERVGRMIGNAVEGMPWLGTFHAIAAKMLRRHAELVGLQSNFTILDTDDQLRLMKQLIQAEGIDDKRWPARQLGGLIDRWKNRGWTPEDIDAGESEGYANGKGQKLYAAYQARLREVNACDFGDLLLHVLTILKKDREVLAMYQQRFKYIMVDEYQDTNSSQYLWLRLLAQERKNICCVGDDDQSIYSWRGAEVANILRFEKDFPGATIVRLEQNYRSTPHILAAASRVIAENGGRLGKTLWTQELDGEKVQVVGIWDGPEEARRVGEEIEQIQRKGGSLDDVAILVRAQHQTREFEDRFIQIGLPYRIVGGFRFYERAEIRDALAYLRLVNQPADDLAFERIVNVPKRGLGDKAVEKLHRLARAEGTPLMLAAARILDTDELTPQARRALGSFIGDLARWRDRAAQLPHAELARQILDESGYTAMLQAERTTESAGRLENLSELARAMEEYETLGAFLEHVSLVMDNDAKAEERKVTIMTIHAAKGLEFDTTFLVGWEEGVFPSQRALDEGGLNALEEERRLAYVAITRARRKCIILHAANRRIYGQWTSSIPSRFVGELPPENVNEDSSMAGGASLWRANWSERADPFADVQRSTGRGPGWQRAQSSGQFSREPVRIVEARTSAVSLGNKGRDDMTVGLRVFHQKFGYGTVAEIEGNKLEIDFETAGRKRVMDSFVNPA from the coding sequence ATGACCTTCCCTGCCCCCTCGCCTGACGATCCACCTTATCTCCGCGGCCTCAACACGCCGCAGCGCGAAGCCGTGCTGACTACGGAGGGGCCGGTGCTGGTGCTTGCGGGCGCGGGTACGGGCAAGACGGCGGCGCTGACCGCGCGGCTCGCGCATCTGGTCGCCACCCGCCGAGCCTGGCCTTCGGAAATCCTGGCCGTCACCTTCACCAACAAGGCGGCGCGCGAAATGCGCGAGCGTGTCGGCCGCATGATCGGGAACGCGGTGGAGGGGATGCCCTGGCTCGGCACCTTCCACGCCATCGCGGCAAAGATGCTCCGTCGCCATGCCGAGCTGGTTGGCCTGCAATCCAATTTCACCATCCTTGACACGGACGACCAGTTGCGCCTGATGAAGCAGTTGATCCAGGCGGAGGGGATTGACGACAAGCGCTGGCCCGCGCGGCAACTGGGCGGACTGATCGACCGCTGGAAGAACCGGGGCTGGACGCCGGAGGACATCGATGCAGGCGAGAGCGAGGGCTACGCCAATGGCAAGGGCCAGAAGCTTTACGCCGCCTATCAGGCGCGATTGCGTGAGGTAAATGCCTGTGATTTCGGTGACTTGCTACTGCATGTTCTGACGATCCTGAAGAAAGATCGGGAAGTGCTGGCCATGTATCAGCAGCGCTTCAAATATATCATGGTGGACGAATATCAGGACACCAACTCCAGCCAATATCTCTGGCTCCGCCTGCTCGCGCAGGAGCGCAAGAATATCTGCTGCGTGGGCGACGACGACCAGTCCATCTATTCATGGCGTGGTGCAGAAGTCGCCAATATCCTGCGGTTTGAAAAGGATTTTCCGGGCGCGACCATCGTCCGCCTGGAACAAAATTATCGCTCCACCCCACATATCCTGGCCGCAGCATCCAGGGTGATCGCAGAGAATGGCGGACGCCTTGGCAAGACACTCTGGACGCAGGAGCTGGATGGCGAAAAGGTACAAGTCGTCGGCATCTGGGACGGGCCTGAGGAGGCCCGACGCGTCGGCGAAGAAATCGAGCAGATCCAGCGCAAGGGCGGTTCACTGGACGATGTGGCCATCCTTGTCCGCGCCCAGCACCAGACCCGCGAGTTCGAGGACCGCTTCATCCAGATCGGCCTGCCCTATCGCATCGTCGGTGGATTCCGCTTTTATGAGCGCGCCGAAATCCGCGATGCGCTCGCCTATCTCCGCCTCGTCAACCAGCCCGCCGACGATCTGGCGTTCGAGCGTATCGTCAATGTTCCCAAGCGCGGCCTTGGCGACAAGGCGGTCGAGAAACTGCACCGCCTCGCCCGCGCAGAGGGCACGCCCCTCATGCTGGCGGCCGCGCGTATCCTCGACACTGACGAACTGACGCCGCAGGCCCGCCGCGCCCTGGGCAGCTTCATCGGCGACCTCGCCCGCTGGCGGGACCGCGCGGCTCAGTTGCCCCATGCCGAACTCGCGCGACAGATATTGGACGAAAGCGGTTATACCGCCATGCTTCAGGCCGAACGCACGACCGAAAGCGCCGGTCGCCTCGAAAACCTGTCCGAACTCGCCCGCGCGATGGAGGAATATGAGACGCTGGGTGCCTTTCTGGAGCATGTATCCCTCGTCATGGACAATGATGCCAAGGCCGAGGAGCGCAAGGTCACGATCATGACCATCCATGCGGCCAAGGGGCTGGAGTTCGACACTACCTTCCTTGTGGGTTGGGAAGAGGGCGTCTTCCCCTCGCAACGCGCGCTGGACGAAGGCGGCCTCAATGCACTGGAGGAGGAACGCCGCCTCGCCTATGTCGCGATCACCCGTGCGCGGCGCAAATGCATCATCCTGCACGCCGCCAACCGCCGGATCTACGGCCAGTGGACCAGCTCCATTCCATCCCGCTTCGTCGGCGAACTGCCACCCGAAAATGTGAACGAGGATAGCAGCATGGCGGGCGGGGCGTCGCTATGGCGCGCCAACTGGTCGGAACGCGCCGACCCCTTCGCCGATGTTCAGCGCAGCACGGGGCGCGGTCCCGGCTGGCAACGCGCGCAATCCTCCGGCCAGTTCAGCCGCGAACCCGTCCGCATCGTGGAGGCGCGCACCTCAGCCGTTTCACTGGGTAATAAGGGTCGCGACGACATGACCGTGGGCCTGCGCGTCTTCCATCAGAAATTCGGCTATGGCACCGTGGCGGAGATTGAGGGCAACAAGCTGGAAATCGATTTCGAGACAGCGGGCCGCAAGCGGGTGATGGACAGTTTCGTCAATCCGGCCTGA
- a CDS encoding GAF domain-containing protein produces MKDSLALQAVARTDDDAIRAILEDVCRITQMGFAAVARVTEDRWIACQVLDKIEFGLDPGDELKIKTTICDDIRQSGAYVVIDHVDLDMDWRTHHTPMLYGFKSYASFPILLADGSFYGTLCAIDPNPKSVSGAEVVTAMQAHAQKVAEIVSARIDIASSEA; encoded by the coding sequence ATGAAAGATTCATTGGCTTTGCAGGCCGTCGCGCGCACGGACGATGACGCTATCCGCGCCATATTGGAAGATGTGTGCCGGATCACGCAAATGGGATTTGCCGCAGTCGCCCGCGTGACGGAGGATCGGTGGATAGCCTGTCAAGTGCTCGACAAGATTGAGTTTGGGCTGGACCCCGGCGATGAACTGAAGATCAAGACAACGATCTGCGACGATATTCGCCAGTCGGGTGCTTATGTCGTGATCGATCATGTCGATCTGGACATGGACTGGCGCACGCACCACACGCCTATGCTCTACGGTTTCAAAAGCTATGCGTCCTTCCCGATCCTGCTTGCGGACGGCAGCTTCTATGGAACCTTGTGCGCCATTGATCCCAACCCCAAGTCGGTGAGCGGCGCAGAGGTTGTCACAGCGATGCAGGCCCATGCGCAGAAGGTGGCGGAGATTGTGTCTGCCCGGATCGACATCGCCTCATCCGAGGCATAG
- the accD gene encoding acetyl-CoA carboxylase, carboxyltransferase subunit beta, which translates to MSWINRVRNAIPFIAKKDTTAETLWHKCPSCSDMVFIKEWEDNLSVCPRCGYHGRIGPAERFSQILDPGFILLPTPSVAEDPLKFRDSKRYPDRIKAARQSTGDQDALINARGAIDDVPLVMGVQNFAFMGGSMGMGVGAAFIQGVNDAIAHKSPYVIFTAAGGARMQEGILSLMQMPRATVAIQKLHAAGLPYIVVLTDPTTGGVTASYAMLGDIQIAEPNALIGFAGQRVIESTIREKLPEGFQRAEYLLDHGMLDMVVERHNLRDTLARVIGYLTPAAAA; encoded by the coding sequence ATGAGCTGGATCAATCGGGTACGTAACGCCATTCCCTTCATTGCCAAGAAGGACACAACCGCCGAAACGCTGTGGCATAAATGCCCTTCGTGCAGCGACATGGTGTTCATCAAGGAGTGGGAGGATAATCTCTCGGTTTGTCCACGCTGCGGCTATCATGGCCGGATCGGCCCGGCGGAACGCTTCTCACAGATCCTCGACCCCGGATTCATTCTGCTGCCCACACCCTCGGTCGCCGAAGATCCGCTAAAATTCCGCGATTCCAAACGCTATCCCGACCGTATCAAGGCCGCACGCCAGTCGACCGGCGATCAGGATGCGCTGATCAACGCGCGCGGCGCGATCGATGACGTGCCGTTGGTCATGGGTGTCCAGAATTTCGCCTTCATGGGCGGGTCGATGGGCATGGGCGTGGGCGCAGCCTTCATTCAGGGCGTCAACGACGCGATCGCCCATAAAAGCCCTTATGTGATCTTCACTGCGGCGGGCGGTGCACGGATGCAGGAAGGGATATTGTCCCTGATGCAAATGCCGCGCGCGACCGTCGCCATTCAAAAGCTGCACGCGGCGGGTCTGCCCTATATCGTCGTGCTGACCGATCCGACGACCGGCGGCGTCACCGCCAGCTATGCGATGCTGGGCGATATCCAGATCGCCGAACCGAACGCGCTGATCGGCTTTGCAGGCCAGCGTGTCATCGAAAGCACGATCCGCGAAAAGCTGCCCGAGGGGTTCCAGCGCGCCGAATATCTGCTCGACCACGGAATGCTCGACATGGTGGTGGAACGTCACAACCTGCGCGACACGCTGGCGCGGGTGATCGGCTATCTGACGCCCGCGGCGGCGGCCTGA
- a CDS encoding AmpG family muropeptide MFS transporter: MTQVAQGTKSWLDALRPYGERAPLAALALGISSGFPFAMIGANLASRLAQDGIDKKSVTAFSLVLLAYNFKWLWAWVIEGVQLPVLHWLGQRVSWMLLTGILVMAAVVNLAFVDPSSDIMATVRAAILLGIAGATFDIIIDGYRIEILKPEQMGVGAGMSQYGWRIGAAAAGALGLVIAQHWNWTIAYIVCAGFALPAMIAALVVGEPERHHPIASRKSGGELVQAIIGPFVDFFRRKGALLVLLFIIVHKIGDTLANLTFRLLFNDLGYTNDEIAIYDVGVGFWALLAGIFVGGILYARLGLKRSVLISLILMAISNFSFAGLAAAGKSNMGMAGAIGFENFASGIGGVAVVAYFSALCDLRFTAAQYAMISAAASIVGRFLTGTTAGSLIERFGYVDFYLLTTALAVPGIILFWLMMRSGLIDASVGSAGRERAPTDQAADS, from the coding sequence ATGACGCAGGTCGCGCAAGGAACGAAAAGCTGGCTGGATGCGCTGCGCCCCTATGGTGAGCGGGCCCCGCTGGCGGCGCTGGCGCTGGGCATATCATCCGGTTTCCCCTTCGCGATGATCGGCGCCAATCTGGCGTCGCGGCTGGCGCAGGACGGCATCGACAAGAAAAGCGTTACGGCGTTCAGCCTGGTGCTGCTGGCCTATAATTTCAAATGGTTATGGGCCTGGGTTATTGAAGGGGTTCAACTGCCCGTGCTGCATTGGCTGGGGCAGCGCGTGTCGTGGATGCTGTTGACGGGCATCCTTGTGATGGCGGCGGTTGTCAATCTGGCGTTCGTCGATCCGTCGAGCGACATCATGGCCACCGTTCGCGCCGCTATCCTGCTGGGTATTGCCGGGGCCACGTTCGACATCATCATCGACGGCTATCGCATTGAGATATTAAAGCCCGAACAAATGGGCGTTGGCGCAGGCATGTCGCAATATGGCTGGCGCATAGGCGCGGCCGCAGCGGGTGCTTTGGGTTTGGTGATTGCCCAGCATTGGAACTGGACGATCGCCTATATCGTCTGCGCGGGCTTTGCCTTGCCGGCGATGATCGCCGCGTTGGTGGTGGGGGAACCAGAAAGGCACCATCCGATCGCATCGCGAAAAAGCGGGGGCGAACTGGTGCAGGCGATCATCGGACCGTTCGTCGACTTTTTCCGGCGCAAGGGTGCGTTGCTCGTGCTGTTGTTCATCATCGTGCATAAGATCGGCGATACGCTTGCCAACCTGACATTCCGACTGCTTTTCAATGACCTTGGCTATACGAACGACGAGATTGCAATTTATGACGTCGGAGTGGGGTTCTGGGCCTTGCTGGCGGGGATTTTCGTGGGCGGCATCCTGTATGCGCGATTGGGGTTGAAGCGCTCGGTACTGATCAGCCTGATCCTGATGGCGATATCGAACTTCAGTTTTGCGGGGCTTGCGGCAGCGGGCAAGAGCAACATGGGGATGGCGGGCGCGATCGGGTTCGAGAATTTCGCGAGCGGGATCGGCGGTGTCGCGGTCGTCGCCTATTTCTCGGCGCTATGTGATCTGCGCTTTACCGCCGCGCAATATGCAATGATCTCCGCTGCGGCGAGCATTGTCGGGCGGTTCCTGACGGGCACGACCGCAGGCTCTCTGATCGAGCGGTTCGGCTATGTCGATTTCTACCTGCTGACCACTGCGCTGGCCGTGCCGGGCATCATCCTCTTCTGGTTGATGATGCGGAGCGGCCTGATCGACGCCAGCGTCGGCAGTGCGGGGAGGGAGCGTGCCCCAACTGATCAGGCCGCAGATTCTTAA